The DNA segment ACCCCTTCCTTGGCTTCAAGAGCCTGATGCAGACCATCTGAAAAACGGCGACCGGGCATTAAGCGGCCGGTAAATTCATCAACAATAACAACCTGACCGTCTTTGACGATGTAATCGACATCAAGAGAAAAAAGATGATGGGCCTTTAAAGCCTGCATGATGTGGTGCTGAAAAGAAATATGCTTGGGGTCATAGAGGTTGTCTATTCCAAGAATCTCCTCACAGCGGCTTACACCGTCATCAGTCATGGTCACGGCTTTGGCTTTTTCGTCAATTTCAAAATCACGCTCGACTTTCAGCATCGGGATAATACTGTTTATGCGGGCATAAAGCGTTGTTGATTCATCAGAAGCACCGGAAATAATAAGCGGAGTACGGGCTTCATCAATAAGGATGGAGTCCACTTCATCGACTATGGCAAAATTGAGTTCGCGCTGGACCAGCTGTTCCTTGTAAAATTTCATATTATCGCGCAGATAATCAAAACCGAACTCGTTGTTGGTTCCATAGACTATATCTGATGCGTAAGCTTCCTTGCGCTGATTATCATCAAGGCCGTGAACAATGACGCCTACAGTGAGTCCCAAGAAATTATAAAGCTTGCCCATCCATTCGGAGTCACGGCTTGCCAGATAATCGTTAACAGTGACCAGATGCACGCCTTTACCGGAAAGAGCATTCAGGACAGCAGGAAGTGTCGCCACAAGGGTTTTACCTTCACCAGTCTTCATTTCAGCTATTTTACCCTGATGAAGAACGATTCCACCGACCATCTGGACATCATAATGCCTCATCCCAAGGGATCTTTTACCTGCTTCACGCACAAGGGCAAAGACTTCCGGCAGAAGATCGTCAAGATCTCTACCGTTTGCAACCTCTTCTTTCCATGCTGAAATTTTTTGTGGAAAATCTTCATCATTCAGCTTTTCCATTTCAGGCTCATAGGAAGCAATCGAATCAATGAGCGGCTTTAATTTTTTTATAAATCTTTCATTTCTGGAGCCGAAAATCTTTGAAAAAACAGCGTTGATCATTAACTATCCTTTTTCCTGCACGGCGCTGGCCGCATATTATCCATATTTATTTTTAAAGAAGCACTGCCATCTAATAAGACTTTAATTCAAAATATCAAGCCAATGGCCTGCAAAAATATCTTTATCCGTCAGGGAAGCCAGCTGAATAACACAAGCCGAGCATCCACTTAAAATCTGGGGCTTTTCACTGCCGTCCCCGAGCAGTTCATTCAGACAATGCCTGCCTACTGTCCGGGATAGCTCGGGAGCCCCAAGCTGCATAACTCCGCCAAACCCGCAACAGAGATCTTTCCTTACAGGTGAAAGACGCTCCCCGGCAATCTGCTGCACAAGAAGTTCATCGCTGTCATTCTCAGGAGCATGACAGGGATGGTGGTAAACAACCTTTTCAGGGGCATTTTCACCATATTTAACCGCACTTCCGATAAGTAGAGCTGAAAGCGGTTTCAGCGAGTTCTGCCAGTTCTCATAATCAGCATCTGACTCAAAATCATCCGGGCTGTAATCCGCAAGCCCCTTGAGACAGGTTGCACAGATTGTAACCAGCACAGGCATACCGGAATCTTTCCAGAAGCGGATGTTGTTTATACGCGCCCTGTTTTGAACATCAAGAAGTCCGGCACTGCCCATTGAAGAACCACAGCAGGTGAAGCCGGAATAGTCCAGAATATCAAATCCGAGATCATTCATAAACTTTTCCGCTTTCTGCGTCCAATCTTTGCGGGAGTACCGGGCAACGCATCCCGGAAAAAGAACTGCTTTACGGCCCTCAAATTTCTTTTCAACATCAAGTGCAGCCCACGGTTCCGGGGAGTCCGCAAAAAGTGCATCCATTTTCCTGCGGGCGGAACCGAAAGCACCGGGCATTCTGCTCGAAGAAAGATGTGACAAGGCTGAAGCAAGCGGCCACATAAGTCCCGGGGACTTAAGCCATAAGTTCCAGCAGGACCTTAAAAATCCACCGCTGTCCGAGCGCAGTCCTGAAACAAAATCTGCCCCGGACATATTCTGGGGACAGTTTTCAGCACAGCGTCCACAGGAAAGACATAAGGATGCCAGCGCATTGAAATCTTTTTCACTAAGACCTTCTTCATCATCCAGCGATTGAAGAAAAAATTTCGATCTGGGAGCAAGCTCTTCTCTGCCTGTAGCTTTAAACAGCGGACAAACTTCAAGACATTTACCGCACTGTACGCAACTTCCGGGTTTCTTTTTCATTTCAGTTCCTTCCCCGGATTCATAATATTCAAAGGATCAAAGACATTTTTAATGTCCCTCATCAGCGTAAGCTCGGTTTCGCTCAACTGCATTCGGGCATACCCGCCTTTGGTTAGCCCCATTCCATGTTCACCGGAAAGAGTCCCGCCAAGAGACAACGTCAGCCTGAAAATATCCTTCTTTGCCTTTAATGCTAACCCTTTTTGATCTTTTTCCGAACCGTCGTACATTACACTTACGTGAATATTTCCATCCCCGAGGTGACCGAAACACAAGACTGTAAGTCCGTAACGTTCGCCAATTTTATGAAAACCCTCAATTGCTTCAGGAACACTTCCACGAGGCACAGCAACATCCTCGCCCTGTTTATCAGGAGCAAGGTTGAAGGCTGCGGGACTGATAACCCGCCGCAATTCCCAGAGACTTTCCTGATCATCACCGAGCCCTTTTTCGATAAAAGTAGGGCTGGCTTCATTTATGGCGGATGACATTTTTTCCAGATCAGACCTTACGGAAGAATCAGAACCGTCAATCTTAAGAAGCAGAAGGCCTCCGGTTCCATCAGGCCATGGGACATCGGAATGCATTTCCAGAGCGCGAATGGTGTTCCGGTCCATAAGTTCCATTGCTGTGGGCAGAATACCACACCCGAAAACAGCCCCGGCACCTTTCAAAGCGTCTGTAATATTTTTAAATCCGCATAAAACTGAAGCGGAGGTTTCCGGTAGAGGAAGGAGTTTTAATACAGCCTCGGTGATAAAAGCCAGTGTTCCGGCGGAGCCTACCAGCAGCCTTGTCAGGTCCAGCCCGACAACATTTTTATGGGTCCGGCCTCCGGTATGAATAATTTTGCCGCCCGGAAGGACTGCTTCCAGCCCGAGGACATAATCTCTGGTCACGCCATATTTAACAGCACGCATACCCCCGGCACATGTGGAGATGTTGCCGCCTATAGTCGAAATTTTATAGCTTGCCGGGTCCGGAGGATAAAAAAGACCTTCAGCTTCAACGGCCTTCTGGAGTTGCGCTGTAACTACCCCCGGCTGAACCCGGACAGTGAAATCTGATTTGTTGATTTCAAGAATCCTGTTCATGCCCAGAGTGGAAACGACAACCCCGCCATTCACAGGTACACATCCGCCAACTTTATTGGTTGCTCTGGCTCTGGGGTAAACAGGGACTTTATTCTTTTGAGCCCATTCGAGAAGTCTGCGGACCTGTTCAGTTGATTCAGGCTTGACCAGAGCAACAGGAAGAGCGTGCAGCCGGCTGGCATCCACCCCGCAGGAAAGAAGCTCTCCTTTTGTAAATCCGCATTGATCACCGGGGAAAATTTTTTCAAGCTGCTTACGCTGCGAGCGTGATAATTTATCGATAAAAAAAGACATAGCTAAATGCTCCGTTGCTAAAGGGATAAGCATCACGGAACCCAAAGGCAAGTACAATAATCAGGAATCCACTTCCCAGACAGAGCGGACACATTCAATTAAAGCTCTGACCACGGGATCAGAAGACATCCCGTGCTTATATCCAAAATATAATCCCAGAATAAGCCCCTGACTTTTACAGGTGCAGATCCCGCCTTTAGCCTCTTCAGCATCGGCTTCATCAGCCCTCATCAGGGTCAGACCGGTTTCAGAGCGGACAAGTGTCGCATGGGCATCTTCGCTGTCAGCTACCATGGCTTTACGAATTTCAAGATTTCTAGAAGAAAATTCGCGGGTAAGGTGGTGGTGAAAGGAGCATTCAGGGGGAGTCCATATCCACGGCATTTCAGCCAGATCCTCCCAGCTTGCATTTTCGATCTTATCCTGCCATGCCGAAGGCCCGACAATTTTCAGGTGCGGTTGTTCCAGCATAAATGCTGAAATTTCTTCAGGCTGGTTTATGGAATAAAAAAAGCCGGACTCAAGCTCACCGGCAGCAATATCTTTTCTGATATCCCAGGTAGAACTCTGGTTAAGGCTTAAAGCAAGACCCGGATATTTTTTATTTATGGCTTTTATCAACGCCGGGGTACGCAGATAGATAGGGGAAGTATGCAGTCCCACACGAGCAAGTCCTCTGACCTCACCGGAAAGCCCCTTTGCCGCCAGCTTCAATTCTTTAGCCGCATCAAGCACGGCTACAGCTTTTTCAAGAAGGATTTTACCTTCCGCTGTTAAGGCCATTCCTTTGGCTGAACGCTTGAATAAGCGAATCGAAAATTCTTCCTCAAGCGCTTTTATATGCAGACTGATAGCAGACTGACTTGCATGCAGTCGTTCAGCAGAGCGGGTAAGGTTCCCCTCTTCCGCCACAACTGCAAATGTTTTTATCTGGTATAATTCCACTATCCATTATTCCACTTTAAAATTTTTAAAGACCGCGTTTAAATATTCCCGTTTGATTGATATTCGCAAAAAAGGCATGCTTTTTCTACGCAATAATTAAAACGCCTTCCGGCCCACCAAAAGGAGGGAAGAAATGGAAAAGCGCAAAGGTAACATCATTACCCAAATTTTTACTCCTGAAGACAGCCTCATCTATCAGGAAAGCCTCGGTCCGGTTGTCGGCACCGTGAAAACTATGTTCTGGGTTTCCATGGCAATGGTTTTCACCCTGCTCATATCCGGATTGCAGTAATCAGGGAGGGAGCCGGACTCTTCTCCTGCTTTGGAGTCCGGTTCTCGCAAGCCTTCATTTTCAGCGGAAAACTGACGTCAGCAATGGCGAAAGATTTCCGCTGTTTTTTTTATTTATAACTAGCAAGCTGCCTTGCGGTATCTCTTGCGATATCACGGCGCTTTAATTCTTCTTTACGATTATGGACATTGCGTCCTTTTGCCAAAGCTATTTCAAGTTTTATTTTGCCTCTTGAAAGGTACAGGCGCACGGGAACCACTGTCAGTCCCTTCTGCTCACACTTTACTCTAAGCTTTTCAATCTGGTCGGCATGCAAAAGGAGCTTGCGCGGCCTGTCCGGCTCATGCTGGTCATAACCGGCATGATCATACGGTGCGATATGCACACCAAGCAGCCAGGCCTCACCTTCTTTAAAATTTATATAGCCGTCCATAAAGCTGACCAGACCGGCCCGAAGTGATTTGACTTCACTTCCGGTCAAGACCAGACCGGCTTCAAGATTTTCCAGAAAATCATAATTTCTTCTGGCTGTTCTGTTCAGGGCAATAGAGCCCGGAGCTTTTTTCTTTTTTTTTGATTTTGCCATAATTTCTATATTTAATTATCCAGAAGCGAAGCATAAAAAATCAACTCTTCGGGGTATTTCTTAAAAATATTTTCTGTAACCAGCTTATTGATTCGTCCAACTGTTCTGCAATTCAGAACTTCCCTCAGCAGCTGTTTGCATTCCGGCATTTTGAGCTGGCGCAAGATTCTTTTTATGCCGGGAATGGCCTGTGGCGTCAGACTGATACTGTCTATCTGCATACCCATTAAAATAGGCAGGCAATACGGATCGGAAGCTACTTCTCCGCAGAGACTGACTTCTATACCGGCCCTGTGCCCGGCATCAACCACATATTTAATCGACCGGACAACAGCCGGATGCAAAGGCTGATAAAGATAGGAAACATGATGATTGGTCCGGTCTATGCCAAGACTGTACTGGATCAGATCATTTGTTCCAACACTGAAAAAGTCTACTTCCTGAGCCAGAATTTCAGCTATCATAACCGCTGCCGGCAGCTCGATCATTATTCCCACAGGCATATCCGGATTAAAAGGCTTACCTTCGCTTCTCAGTTCCTGCTGCACGCTGAAAATCATGCTTTTAGCCTGCAATACTTCCTTCAGCCCCGAAATCATTGGAAACATAAGAGAAATATTACCGTGAACACTGGCCCTGAGGATTGCTCTGATCTGGGTTCTGAAAAGATCCTCATGCTTCAGACAAAATCTTATGGCCCTTAGTCCCATAGCCGGGTTGGCTTCATCAAGCTGCCCGAACTTGGACATAAACTTGTCGGACCCTAGATCAAGAGTTCTGAGCACCACCTTGTTGGGTGACATAATTGAAGCGAGATCAGAATATTTCTCATAAAGCTCTTCTTCCGTGGGCAGTTCGCTGCGGCTCATATAGGAATATTCTGTTCTAAAAAGTCCTATACCGTCACCACCGTTATCAATAACAGCCGCAACTTCTTCAAAAAGTTCAATATTTGACAACACACCGACCTGATAACCGTCAACGGTTTCAGCAGGCAGATGGCAGCTTCTTATAATCGTACGCTGATAATCTTCAAACTGATTCTGAAGATTGTAATAGTATTCAAGTTCTTCTTCGTCAGGGTCTACAAGCACTTGTCCTGAAAGACCGTCAATGACAACAAAATCACCATCCATTACTTCGGCTTCAAGATCATCAACCCCGACCAGGGCCGGAATATTCAAAGTTCTGGCCAGAATGCCTGTATGTGAAGTTTTGCCACCCAGTGTGGTCACAAAAGACATGAGCCTGTTTATCTCAAGCTCAATTGTATCGGCCGGAGTCAGGTCATGGGCCATAAGAATTACACGGCCTTCAATAGGACGGAGATCCACATCGTTACCAATGAGGCAGCTTTGAACCCTTCCGGCTACCTGCCGGACGTCCTGCATACGTTCCCTGATATATTTATCTTCAAGAGCTCCAAACGCTTTTTCAAAATCATTAATCGCTTTTTCAAGAGCCCACTCGGCATTGATCTCCATGTCCTGAACATATTTGACAGCTGATCCGCAGAGTTTGGGGTCTTTAAGCATCATAAGATGCGAATCGATAATAAGTTTGTGCTCTTTAAGCTCATCAGGGACTTTATCATGAACGGCTTCAAGCTCGGCTTCCGCATCTCTAAAAGCGCGTTTTACCCTTTCAACTTCCTCTTCGACACGCTCAGTACTGACATTGTGTCGGGGAAGCCGGGCTGTAATGCTGCGATTCAGAAAATAGGCTTTGCCTATGGCAATTCCTGTGGATACCGAAATTCCGTGCAATCTGGCTCTGGCCACTATTTTTCCTCTCCGAAGCGGGATTTGAAAAGTTCTTCAATGCAGTCAAGAGCACCTACAGCATCTTTTCCTGCGGCCCTTATCTCAAGTCTGCTGCCTTGTGCAGCGGCAAGAGTAAGAAGATCGAGAATACTTTTAGCGTCAACCTCCTGAGACTCCCATACGACCGTTATCTCGGCCTCAAACTTCTGGGATTCCTGAGCCAGCCGCGCCGCCGGGCGGGCATGCAGTCCAAGCTGGTTTGCCACAACTACTGTTCTGGCCAACACATCACCGCTTTGCGGAGACTCTTCATGCAGCGCGCTGTTATTAGTCATTTCTAATTGATCCTATATAGTTAAAGTTCCGCAAAAGCGGATATTTACTGCTGATAAATTCCGGACATAAAAATCCAGATGACAAAAAACAGGACAGCTACCAGTTCACGGGAAATTTTCCGTGAATTTATAAGCCATCCAAGAACACCTAAAGCGGCAGCTCCGCCATACCACTGATACCATACAATCGGGCGAGGCCACACCAGAAACCATAAATACAAAACCAGCAGCGTATTACAGTATTTTAATTTTTGACCCCAGTTTATCAGATCCCAGCCGCGCAGGCTGTCAAGCACAGAAAGCCCCTTGTTTACCCCGGCCCAGAAAGTATACACTTTGAAGACCTGCAGACAGGTGAACAACGTAATTCCAAGTAGCACAGCCACAAGGTTATTGCCAGTCAACAGGAGGCATATCGTCGCCAGTGACCAGAAAATCAGAGCACTTCCGGCAAACAGGGAATCCCCTATGGCGGATAGGGAATTGCTCGTAGTGTTCTTAAATCTGTCAAACATCTGCTCCGGGAAGCGTCCGGATTTAATATTCAACTCTGTAGATAAAAAAACACCAATCAGCAGCGGAGCCCAGAAAGGATGTGAATTATAGTGGCGGACATAACGCTTTTTAGCCCGCGAAAGCTCTTTGGGATCACTGTATATGGCTTCCAGACCGGGCTGCATGGCATAGCAGAAACCGATATTCTGCAAACCACGGTTGTTAAACCCAGATCCCACAAGGAAACTGCGAAAAAAGCACCTGATAAAACTCCAGGCTATATTTTTCCCACCTTTGTTTTCCGCCAAGTTCACATCTTTTCCTGTAACACCTGAATCCGATCCAGTTAACCGGTTCACGGCATTATCTTGATGTCTGTAATCATAGTCAGACTGAAAACAGACATTAAAAATTATTCAAGTATGTTAATTCATTTTTTCATAGACAGCCTTTGCTGTCCAGCCCTGCACGCGCGCAGCAACCCTTCGTGCAACTTCTTTTGGTTTGCCGCCCTGCTCTCTTTCTTCTTCAATCAGCTCCATAATGTCATCTTCTGAGGCTTCGGAAGGTTTCTCAGGAGGGCCGACAACAACGGTAATTTCCCCGCGCAACTCCAGATTCATACCATCAAGCTCTCCAAGAGTCCCGAATATAAATTCCTCATATTCTTTCGTCAGTTCGCGGCAGATGGCAAACTCACGGTTGCCCAGAGCTTCATAAGCATTTTCCAGAGTTTCCTGTAATCTGGATTTACGCTCGAAAAAGACAATAGTGGCCCCGGTTGCACCATGAACTTTTAAAAGTTTTTTAACATGGCTGGCCTTACGTGGCAGAAAACCTAAAAAAGTATTCGGATATGGCGGAAGGCCGCTTGCGCTTAAAGCTGTTACAGGCGCACTGGGTCCGGGAACCGGTACAACTTTAAAGCCTTTTTTTCTGCACTCCCTGACCACCCGGTAGCCCGGATCACTCATCAGCGGAGTTCCTGCATCAGAGACCACGGCAAGACTTTCGCCATTTTCCAGCATTGAAATAACTTTATTTATTCTGGATTCTTCGTTGTGTTCATGCAGGCTTATAAAACCATTGGATTTTATACCAAGCTTCTGCATGAGCATACCCGTTCTTCGAGTGTCCTCGGCAAGGATTAAATCCGCTCTGGCAAGAACATCCCGAGCCCGCTCTGAAATGTCACCAAGGTTGCCAAGCGGTGTTGCCACCACCCATAAAGTCGGAGAATTCGAAGGCACTTTTTATATGCTCCAGTTTCATAGAGTTTGAATTTCCAGTAATAGCCACCAGATCAAATCTGCACGGCCTTTCCCATAAATTCTTTTCTGAAAGATAATGAGAAGCTGCTTTAACCAGTTTCTTACATTTAGCAGGGGTCAAGGCTTCAATACCGGACTGCATTCCACTTCCGGATCTTGATTTAACCTCCACAAAAACGAGCTCATCTCCATCCATACAGACCAGATCAAGCTCCCATTGCCGCCAGCGCCAGTTTCTATCAAGGACTTTCAAACCGTGCGAGTCAAGATACTTTGCGGCATAGTCCTCTCCGGCCTGTCCAAATTTCAAATGCCCGGCAGGCAAACCCTCTGCTCCTTTTTCTGCGGTTTTTCAAGGACAACGCCCCTGAAAGTGAGCCTGTGTATAGGACAAGGACCAAGTTTACGCAAAGCTTCAAGGTGAACTTTTGTGCCATAGCCTTTATGCTCTGCAAAACCATATCCGGGATACCTATGCTCCAGTTTTTCCATCAGCATGTCACGAAAAGTTTTGGCAAGTATTGACGCCGCGGAAATTTCAGGAATCTTGTCATCACCCTTTACAACTGATTCCTGCCGGTAATTCATGCCGTCCTTTAATGCTCCGTGTGGAAAAGCATGGGCCGGGATGGTCTTATTGCCATCAATCAGAACAAGCCCCGGTTTCATGCGCAGATTTACCACAGCTAGAGCCATCGCCCGAAAGGTAGCCTGAAGTATGTTTATATCATCAACGATAGCAGCTCTACTGACCCCGAGAGACCAGTGCAGAGCCTGCCTTTTAATCTCAAGGGCGAGCTCCTCGCGTTTGTGGGCACTGAGCTTCTTGGAATCGCCAAGTCCGGGGAGATCGTATTTCTCAGGCAGAACAACAGCTCCGGCGACGACAGGTCCGGCAAGACAGCCGCGCCCGGCTTCATCAACCCCGGCAATAATAATTTTTTCCTGTTCAAGACCCGGCAGCAGCATTTTAACTGTTCCTTTAGAATTGAGAGAGTTAAACAGTCTGCCAGCCCCTCAGACTCCACAGCAGATAATTATTTACAAAAAAATTTCCATAAATCTGAAAATGACCGGCACAACAATCTGTAGGAGCAATAACCCCGTTTAATCTTTAAGCCAAAACATTATTGCTTCCAAAAACATAAAAAGCCGCCTGTTCCCGAGCCATAAGGTCCGGGAAAGGCGGCTTTAAATCTTCTAATTTTCTGCCGATCCGGGCCTGAGCCCGATCGACGGAACCTTGAAACAAGGCTCTGCGAGCGCCTACCAGGCGTTCTTGGATTTGATGCGTGCGGCTTTACCTTTAAGTCCACGGAGGTAGTAAACGCGGCTACGGCGAACTTTACCTTCGGAAACAACTTCTACACGCTCAATGTAAGGTGAATGAACGGGGAAAATACGTTCAACACCGATACCATCGGAAATTTTACGAACAGTAAAAGTTGAGTCGGTGGTTCCTTTGCGGAAACGAAGAACAGCACCCTGGAAAACCTGAATACGCTCTTTTTCACCTTCAATGATACGGAAATGAACTTTTACAGTATCTCCAGCCTTGAATTTAGGCATATCAATACGCAGCTGTTCGCGTTCTATTTTTTCAATTACATTCATGTCGCTACTCCTTATATGAAAACTATTTACGGTACCCTAGCGGAAGCAAACTACCAGGCGTCACCAAGCAGCCTGTCTACCGTGATCGCTACCGCACTTCTTACTGAAAGATGATTGTATCCGTCCATAAATCGAATGGGGCGCAGGCTGCCAACCGCCATTTCCAATACTTCCGGAGCCAATCCGTGACCAGTCCCGAAAACCAGCAGTACGGGGGACTCTTCGAGCCACTGCCGAACCTGACCCGGTATCAAGGTTCCGGCCCCACGGGCACTTGTGGTTACAATAACCGGTCTTTTTCCCGACTCTCTTTCAATGTTATCTATAACATCTTCCAGAGAATTTTTGACCTGAACCGTCTTCAAAGCCTCGGCTCTATCAGGGTTAAACCTGCTGCCGGCGCCTTCGGTCCAGTGAGAAATAAGCTTATCCGCCAGTCTTTTCTGATCCTCGATCGGAGTCACCGCATATAACCCGGCCAAAGAATACGAACGGGAAACGCGGGACATATCGTGAATATCGAGGTTTGTCAAAGACACAGCGGTCTTCTCCCCAAATTTATTTAGCACAGGGTAATGTACCAGTGCCATGGAAAGATTTCTTCCAAGGCGATTGCGGGGAGTCTTCCTCAGATGCAGAACATCATCTTTTGTAAGATCGTCTGCTTCTGATAAAATTTCAGGACGGGCCTCAAGAGTCACTTCCAGTGATCTTTCCCGCCTCCATTTTTCAATAACGGCATGGTTACCCGAGGATAAAACCTCAGGAACCTTCAGACCTTCATACTCAGCCGGTCTGGTATAATGAGGATATTCCAGCAATCCCGACGAAAAGCTTTCTTCGGTGCCGGACTCAGCATGCCCCATAAATCCGGGCAGCAGTCTGGAGACAGCTTCAATCAGACAGAGAGCCCCGGCTTCTCCGCCATTGAGAACAAAGTCTCCGACTGAAACGCACTCCACCGGATAAAGATCTTCAAAGCGGGCGTCAATACCTTCGTACCTTCCGCACACCAGTGTAACTTCATCCTCTTCGGCAAGTTCACGGGCCAGAGCCTGTGAAAGCTGTTTTCCTCTAGGCGAAAGCATTATCAGACGGCGTTTGCGTCCTATTCCACCTTTTATGGTCGGCTTGATATCAAGTTCGTCAAGAGCCCTTGCAATGGGGTCGACAAACATGACCATTCCCGGTCCGCCGCCATAAGGCCTGTCGTCCACACTGCTATGCCTGTCCTGAGTATAGGAGCGTGGATCGACAAGATTAAACGACACAATGTCGTTTTCAACCGCTTTACCCATAAGACCGTGGGAAAGCGGGGAGTCAAAAAACTCCGGAAAAAGTGTTACCAGATTGAACTTCACAGATATGTCCGGGAAATATACTTAATTTCAAATTTCAGCGAGATACAACTCAAGCAGCCCTTCGGGCGGAGCAACAGTAATCTCATGGCTTTCCATATTTACGGATAAGATAAAATCCTGCTCGGCGGGAAAAAGTATTTCTTTCCCGTCTTCGGATTTTATCACCCATGTTTCCTGCCCGCAGTTGAGCAGAAAATCAGAAACTGTGCCCACCGTTTCGCCGTTTTCAAGCACGACTCTCATTCCCTTGA comes from the Maridesulfovibrio bastinii DSM 16055 genome and includes:
- a CDS encoding LysR family transcriptional regulator, producing the protein MELYQIKTFAVVAEEGNLTRSAERLHASQSAISLHIKALEEEFSIRLFKRSAKGMALTAEGKILLEKAVAVLDAAKELKLAAKGLSGEVRGLARVGLHTSPIYLRTPALIKAINKKYPGLALSLNQSSTWDIRKDIAAGELESGFFYSINQPEEISAFMLEQPHLKIVGPSAWQDKIENASWEDLAEMPWIWTPPECSFHHHLTREFSSRNLEIRKAMVADSEDAHATLVRSETGLTLMRADEADAEEAKGGICTCKSQGLILGLYFGYKHGMSSDPVVRALIECVRSVWEVDS
- a CDS encoding PTS system mannose/fructose/sorbose family transporter subunit IID, whose protein sequence is MNLAENKGGKNIAWSFIRCFFRSFLVGSGFNNRGLQNIGFCYAMQPGLEAIYSDPKELSRAKKRYVRHYNSHPFWAPLLIGVFLSTELNIKSGRFPEQMFDRFKNTTSNSLSAIGDSLFAGSALIFWSLATICLLLTGNNLVAVLLGITLFTCLQVFKVYTFWAGVNKGLSVLDSLRGWDLINWGQKLKYCNTLLVLYLWFLVWPRPIVWYQWYGGAAALGVLGWLINSRKISRELVAVLFFVIWIFMSGIYQQ
- a CDS encoding HPr family phosphocarrier protein, producing MTNNSALHEESPQSGDVLARTVVVANQLGLHARPAARLAQESQKFEAEITVVWESQEVDAKSILDLLTLAAAQGSRLEIRAAGKDAVGALDCIEELFKSRFGEEK
- a CDS encoding (Fe-S)-binding protein — protein: MKKKPGSCVQCGKCLEVCPLFKATGREELAPRSKFFLQSLDDEEGLSEKDFNALASLCLSCGRCAENCPQNMSGADFVSGLRSDSGGFLRSCWNLWLKSPGLMWPLASALSHLSSSRMPGAFGSARRKMDALFADSPEPWAALDVEKKFEGRKAVLFPGCVARYSRKDWTQKAEKFMNDLGFDILDYSGFTCCGSSMGSAGLLDVQNRARINNIRFWKDSGMPVLVTICATCLKGLADYSPDDFESDADYENWQNSLKPLSALLIGSAVKYGENAPEKVVYHHPCHAPENDSDELLVQQIAGERLSPVRKDLCCGFGGVMQLGAPELSRTVGRHCLNELLGDGSEKPQILSGCSACVIQLASLTDKDIFAGHWLDILN
- a CDS encoding FAD-binding oxidoreductase, whose product is MSFFIDKLSRSQRKQLEKIFPGDQCGFTKGELLSCGVDASRLHALPVALVKPESTEQVRRLLEWAQKNKVPVYPRARATNKVGGCVPVNGGVVVSTLGMNRILEINKSDFTVRVQPGVVTAQLQKAVEAEGLFYPPDPASYKISTIGGNISTCAGGMRAVKYGVTRDYVLGLEAVLPGGKIIHTGGRTHKNVVGLDLTRLLVGSAGTLAFITEAVLKLLPLPETSASVLCGFKNITDALKGAGAVFGCGILPTAMELMDRNTIRALEMHSDVPWPDGTGGLLLLKIDGSDSSVRSDLEKMSSAINEASPTFIEKGLGDDQESLWELRRVISPAAFNLAPDKQGEDVAVPRGSVPEAIEGFHKIGERYGLTVLCFGHLGDGNIHVSVMYDGSEKDQKGLALKAKKDIFRLTLSLGGTLSGEHGMGLTKGGYARMQLSETELTLMRDIKNVFDPLNIMNPGKELK
- the smpB gene encoding SsrA-binding protein SmpB, which gives rise to MAKSKKKKKAPGSIALNRTARRNYDFLENLEAGLVLTGSEVKSLRAGLVSFMDGYINFKEGEAWLLGVHIAPYDHAGYDQHEPDRPRKLLLHADQIEKLRVKCEQKGLTVVPVRLYLSRGKIKLEIALAKGRNVHNRKEELKRRDIARDTARQLASYK
- the ptsP gene encoding phosphoenolpyruvate--protein phosphotransferase, whose translation is MARARLHGISVSTGIAIGKAYFLNRSITARLPRHNVSTERVEEEVERVKRAFRDAEAELEAVHDKVPDELKEHKLIIDSHLMMLKDPKLCGSAVKYVQDMEINAEWALEKAINDFEKAFGALEDKYIRERMQDVRQVAGRVQSCLIGNDVDLRPIEGRVILMAHDLTPADTIELEINRLMSFVTTLGGKTSHTGILARTLNIPALVGVDDLEAEVMDGDFVVIDGLSGQVLVDPDEEELEYYYNLQNQFEDYQRTIIRSCHLPAETVDGYQVGVLSNIELFEEVAAVIDNGGDGIGLFRTEYSYMSRSELPTEEELYEKYSDLASIMSPNKVVLRTLDLGSDKFMSKFGQLDEANPAMGLRAIRFCLKHEDLFRTQIRAILRASVHGNISLMFPMISGLKEVLQAKSMIFSVQQELRSEGKPFNPDMPVGIMIELPAAVMIAEILAQEVDFFSVGTNDLIQYSLGIDRTNHHVSYLYQPLHPAVVRSIKYVVDAGHRAGIEVSLCGEVASDPYCLPILMGMQIDSISLTPQAIPGIKRILRQLKMPECKQLLREVLNCRTVGRINKLVTENIFKKYPEELIFYASLLDN
- the rsmI gene encoding 16S rRNA (cytidine(1402)-2'-O)-methyltransferase, which produces MPSNSPTLWVVATPLGNLGDISERARDVLARADLILAEDTRRTGMLMQKLGIKSNGFISLHEHNEESRINKVISMLENGESLAVVSDAGTPLMSDPGYRVVRECRKKGFKVVPVPGPSAPVTALSASGLPPYPNTFLGFLPRKASHVKKLLKVHGATGATIVFFERKSRLQETLENAYEALGNREFAICRELTKEYEEFIFGTLGELDGMNLELRGEITVVVGPPEKPSEASEDDIMELIEEEREQGGKPKEVARRVAARVQGWTAKAVYEKMN
- a CDS encoding YraN family protein, with the translated sequence MPAGHLKFGQAGEDYAAKYLDSHGLKVLDRNWRWRQWELDLVCMDGDELVFVEVKSRSGSGMQSGIEALTPAKCKKLVKAASHYLSEKNLWERPCRFDLVAITGNSNSMKLEHIKSAFEFSDFMGGGNTAWQPW